A window of Castanea sativa cultivar Marrone di Chiusa Pesio chromosome 1, ASM4071231v1 contains these coding sequences:
- the LOC142635653 gene encoding uncharacterized protein LOC142635653, giving the protein MNEDDCRGRKRERLDHQTRDGSKRKDEKTPRTVKFTPLVMPVDKILAQIKDEHYLKWPRPLHLSPHVRDKKKYCRFHKDHGHYTEDCKDLKEQIEELLQKGKLKKFVKKEESSRFREDNKNQHGSPPMDENHTSQCLLTVIREIKRITSGPTTGRSFRSFKKACQRQVNSVHIIPSFKRKRTNRDMFFSKEDASGVKQPHEDPLVIMLTIEGFNIRRILVDNGSSADIIYLSAF; this is encoded by the coding sequence ATGAATGAAGATGATTGCAGAGGACGAAAAAGGGAGCGACTAGATCATCAGACTAGAGACGGGAGTAAAAGGAAGGATGAAAAAACTCCTCGAACGgtaaaattcactcctttagttatgcctgttgacaaaattttggcgCAGATTAAGGATGAGCACTACCTCAAATGGCCAAGGCCACTACATTTGTCACCCCACGTGCGCGACAAAAAGAAGTACTGCCGGTTCCACAAAGATCACGGCCACTACACTGAGGATTGCAAAGACCTAAAGGAGCAGATAGAGGAACTTCTACAGAAAGGGAAActaaaaaagtttgtgaaaaAGGAGGAATCTAGTAGGTTCAGAGAAGATAATAAAAACCAGCATGGATCCCCGCCTATGGACGAGAATCACACGTCCCAATGTCTGCTAACTGTGATAAGGGAGATAAAGAGGATCACAAGTGGGCCAACCACAGGCAGGTCGTTCAGATCCTTCAAGAAGGCATGCCAAAGGCAGGTGAACAGCGTCCACAtaataccctcgtttaagcggAAACGGACAAACCGAGATATGTTTTTCTCGAAAGAAGATGCTAGTGGAGTGAAGCAGCCTCATGAAGACCCCTTGGTTATAATGCTCACGATAGAAGGATTCAACATCAGGAGAATCCTCGTGGATAATGGCAGCTCAGCAGATATCATCTACCTCTCTGCTTTTTAG